From a single Clostridium isatidis genomic region:
- the licT gene encoding BglG family transcription antiterminator LicT, with translation MIVEKILNNNVVVSIDPKTKKEVILMGSGIAFKRKVGQEIEEDKIEKVFVVDDKRMGNKLKKLINEIPDGVFELAHEIISYASKELNRKLDKQIYISLSDHMGFAIKRYKNKVEIKNDLLDEIRRIHKEEYKVALWALKYINSKLKINLPEDEAGFIALHFVNASYQETSKESILATNIVKGILNIIRYYYSVEFDEEDINYDRLLTHLKYFAKRVVTNTQNSDNNNEFLELASKSYSEAYNCALKIKLFIEDNYNYKVNDDEIVYLTIHIHRVISVIRNKDNDNS, from the coding sequence ATGATTGTAGAAAAGATATTAAACAACAATGTTGTTGTTTCAATTGATCCAAAAACTAAAAAAGAAGTTATACTCATGGGTTCAGGAATTGCTTTTAAAAGAAAAGTCGGACAAGAAATTGAAGAAGATAAAATAGAAAAAGTATTTGTAGTAGATGATAAAAGAATGGGGAATAAGCTAAAAAAATTAATTAATGAAATTCCAGATGGAGTTTTTGAGCTTGCCCATGAAATTATCAGCTATGCATCTAAGGAATTAAATAGAAAATTAGATAAACAGATATATATTTCCCTTTCTGACCATATGGGTTTTGCTATTAAAAGGTATAAAAATAAAGTCGAAATAAAAAATGATTTACTAGATGAAATAAGAAGAATTCATAAAGAGGAATACAAAGTAGCTTTATGGGCATTAAAATACATTAATAGTAAATTAAAAATAAATCTTCCAGAGGATGAAGCTGGATTTATTGCATTGCACTTTGTTAATGCAAGCTATCAGGAAACATCAAAGGAATCAATATTAGCAACAAATATAGTAAAAGGTATATTAAATATTATAAGATATTATTATTCTGTAGAGTTTGATGAAGAAGACATAAATTATGATAGACTGCTAACTCATTTAAAGTACTTTGCAAAAAGAGTAGTTACTAATACTCAAAATTCAGATAATAATAATGAATTTTTAGAATTAGCATCTAAAAGTTATTCCGAAGCATATAACTGTGCATTGAAAATAAAACTTTTTATAGAAGATAATTATAATTATAAAGTTAATGATGATGAAATTGTATATTTAACTATACACATTCATAGAGTTATCTCTGTAATAAGAAATAAAGACAACGATAACAGTTAG
- a CDS encoding sensor histidine kinase translates to MKKIFLKLLYMIFIISIFIHSNSLYVNAETFEISKEKNLNFKRLTSEDGLSQTTVEYMFQDSRGYIWIGTDDGLNRYNGSEFKVYKYREDSPDSITGNYIIGIAEDNDNNIWVATTVGLNKIDPKTDEVKTYVSGEDGCNLSNNNITELLIDSLGDLYVATADGLNKYNKENDDFERLYYSEEEEILTSQVIYSVEEDIYGNYWIGTEEGLNKITRDTKEIIKYYSNKKENSISDNFIYDLYADNKGYLWVGTENNGLNKINIKSNEITQYLSNPEDSKALAGKEVRTILRDSRGIVWIATNNGLCRLDEERNEFLTFKSKIYDLQSIISDDVFSLMEDSSGTIWVGTTKGISMFNPENSFYNYRNDPFDENSISENFIYGIYEDKEGYLWVGTRREGLNVIDRKNGNIKRINYEGIAYYRDIINSIPSNNIRDITGIDNEIWIATEKGLSKYDKNTKEFTNYFSDPDDSNSLISDDVKSLYLDDKGLLWIGTDLGVCTFDRKESFTNISEVFEDNNINASWVLDIIKDKDGVMWFACGFNNGLISFNTKTKEMNNYKNIENDASSLSFSTVNALAIDSKNNIWVGTRYGLNKFNKESETFKRYTEKEGLSNNFINGILVDNEDNLWISTNYGLSKFEVDKEQFVNFTVNDGLQGNEYNIFSSYKSPRGEMFFGGINGFTYFYPQNIIKNGFSNEVIIDSIYNNDDEIKGISNIYLDYKHNQIQFKFFLPYYLNTKNIEYAYKLEGVDEEWVFSGNRNYANYTNLDSGNYEFKVIAKSSNGEWSNPTSVKFTVGLKPWKTPLAYLIYSLTIIIIIYIIYDRVKILNILIEQRTTELNKKLKENEELYNELIKNERYKNNYFINLSHELRTPLNIIKSAQQLISSLNDSDQGIERKQLAKYMDTIKRNSDRLLILINNIIDTSKIESGSYVLNIEKHNIIYHIEEVVLTMKDYIASKGIELIIDPDVEEKIIECDAMEIERCIINLIGNAVKFTSKGGRIEVRMYDLGSQVKISIKDTGIGIDKKYQETIFDRFGQAYNNNKSEEYGGSGLGLTLTKQLVALHNGTIEVRSELGLGSEFIITLPTKQN, encoded by the coding sequence ATGAAAAAGATATTTTTAAAATTATTATATATGATTTTTATTATATCTATTTTTATTCACAGTAATAGTCTTTATGTTAATGCTGAAACTTTTGAAATAAGCAAGGAGAAAAACTTGAATTTTAAAAGGCTTACTAGTGAAGATGGTTTATCTCAAACAACTGTTGAATATATGTTTCAAGATAGCAGAGGTTATATATGGATAGGTACAGATGACGGGCTAAATCGATATAATGGAAGTGAATTTAAAGTATATAAGTATAGGGAAGACTCTCCTGACAGTATTACTGGAAATTATATTATAGGAATTGCAGAAGATAATGATAATAATATATGGGTTGCTACAACAGTTGGATTAAATAAGATAGATCCAAAAACAGATGAAGTAAAGACCTATGTTTCAGGGGAAGATGGATGTAATTTATCAAATAATAATATTACCGAGTTATTAATTGATTCACTAGGTGATTTATACGTAGCTACTGCGGATGGTCTTAATAAATATAATAAGGAAAATGATGATTTTGAAAGATTATACTATTCTGAGGAAGAGGAAATATTAACAAGTCAAGTAATATATTCAGTGGAAGAAGATATTTATGGGAATTATTGGATAGGTACAGAAGAAGGATTAAATAAAATTACTAGGGATACAAAGGAGATAATAAAATACTATTCTAATAAAAAAGAAAATAGTATAAGTGATAACTTTATATACGATTTATATGCTGATAACAAAGGATATTTGTGGGTTGGTACAGAAAATAATGGATTAAATAAAATAAATATAAAATCTAATGAAATAACTCAGTATTTAAGTAATCCTGAAGATAGCAAGGCATTAGCAGGTAAAGAAGTAAGAACAATATTGAGGGATAGCAGAGGAATTGTTTGGATAGCAACTAATAATGGTTTATGTAGATTGGATGAAGAAAGAAATGAATTTCTTACATTTAAATCAAAGATATATGATTTACAAAGTATTATAAGTGATGATGTATTTAGTTTAATGGAAGATTCATCAGGAACTATTTGGGTAGGAACTACTAAAGGAATAAGTATGTTTAACCCAGAAAATTCTTTTTATAATTATAGAAATGATCCATTTGATGAGAATTCAATAAGTGAAAATTTTATTTATGGTATCTATGAAGATAAAGAAGGATATTTGTGGGTAGGAACAAGGAGAGAGGGATTAAATGTAATTGATAGAAAAAATGGAAATATAAAAAGAATAAATTACGAAGGAATTGCTTACTATAGAGATATAATCAATAGCATTCCTAGTAATAATATTAGAGATATCACAGGAATAGATAATGAAATATGGATAGCTACAGAAAAAGGTTTAAGTAAATATGATAAAAATACTAAAGAATTTACCAATTATTTTAGTGATCCTGATGATAGTAATAGTTTGATATCAGATGATGTTAAGTCCCTTTATTTAGATGATAAGGGCCTATTATGGATTGGTACTGATTTAGGGGTTTGTACTTTTGATAGAAAGGAAAGTTTTACAAATATTAGTGAAGTCTTTGAAGATAATAATATAAATGCAAGCTGGGTGTTAGATATCATTAAAGATAAAGATGGAGTAATGTGGTTTGCATGCGGCTTTAACAATGGTCTTATTTCTTTTAATACAAAAACTAAGGAAATGAATAACTATAAAAATATTGAAAATGATGCTTCAAGTTTAAGCTTTAGCACAGTAAATGCTCTTGCTATTGATAGTAAGAATAATATTTGGGTAGGAACTCGTTACGGATTAAATAAATTTAATAAAGAAAGTGAAACTTTTAAAAGGTATACTGAAAAAGAAGGATTATCTAACAATTTTATAAATGGTATTTTGGTAGATAATGAAGACAACTTGTGGATAAGTACAAATTATGGATTATCTAAGTTTGAAGTTGATAAAGAGCAATTTGTAAATTTTACTGTTAATGATGGTTTACAAGGAAATGAATATAATATATTTTCTAGTTATAAAAGTCCAAGGGGAGAAATGTTCTTTGGAGGAATAAATGGTTTTACATATTTTTATCCCCAAAACATAATAAAGAATGGATTTTCAAATGAAGTCATAATAGATAGCATCTATAATAATGATGATGAGATTAAAGGGATTTCTAATATTTATTTAGATTATAAGCATAATCAAATACAATTTAAATTTTTTCTTCCTTATTATTTAAATACTAAAAATATAGAATATGCTTATAAATTAGAGGGTGTTGATGAGGAATGGGTATTTTCAGGAAATAGAAATTATGCAAATTATACTAATTTAGATTCTGGAAATTATGAATTCAAAGTTATTGCTAAGAGTTCAAATGGGGAATGGAGTAATCCAACAAGTGTTAAATTTACAGTTGGTCTAAAACCATGGAAAACTCCTTTGGCTTATTTAATATATTCATTAACTATAATAATAATAATTTACATAATATATGACAGGGTAAAGATATTAAACATCCTAATAGAACAAAGAACAACCGAATTAAATAAGAAATTAAAGGAAAATGAAGAGTTGTATAATGAGTTAATTAAGAATGAAAGATACAAAAATAATTATTTTATTAATTTATCTCATGAACTTAGAACTCCATTAAATATTATAAAATCAGCTCAACAGCTTATATCAAGTCTTAATGATAGTGATCAGGGAATAGAAAGAAAACAACTTGCAAAATATATGGATACAATCAAAAGAAACTCTGATAGACTTCTTATATTAATTAATAATATTATTGATACATCTAAAATAGAGTCAGGCTCTTACGTTCTTAATATTGAAAAGCATAATATTATATATCATATAGAAGAAGTGGTGCTGACTATGAAGGATTATATTGCATCGAAAGGAATAGAGCTTATTATAGATCCAGATGTAGAAGAAAAAATAATTGAATGTGATGCAATGGAAATAGAAAGGTGTATTATAAATTTAATAGGAAATGCTGTTAAGTTTACTTCTAAAGGAGGAAGAATAGAGGTTAGAATGTATGATTTAGGTAGTCAGGTAAAAATTTCTATTAAAGACACAGGAATAGGAATAGATAAGAAATATCAAGAAACAATATTTGATAGATTTGGGCAAGCATATAATAACAATAAATCAGAAGAATATGGTGGAAGTGGTTTAGGATTAACCCTTACTAAACAATTAGTAGCTCTTCATAATGGAACTATTGAAGTTAGAAGTGAACTTGGTTTAGGAAGTGAATTTATAATTACTTTGCCGACTAAACAAAACTAA
- a CDS encoding metal ABC transporter solute-binding protein, Zn/Mn family — translation MKKLTYTLIIFTFSLFLFLNISRNSLEATINSEDEIQQNQKLDILSVNENQYKIIKDLVKDKHNVDYLVKNNEELKDYKIDDFVLENILNKDLLIYSDLENKDFIDKINEGRKSLRNKEKNTIDNKLRIINISRGIYPINIEIVSKVEVNPYYYLGINEYKIALYNIKIALQEKDIANRDYYERNYNELIKEIDSFMEGTASSLEKMKEYKILVDSNKFDYFFKSLGIQITKVNKDNINSYLEEDKVIFIHDIKEENILPSENNFKSLEFDFEDGSLAAIKNNITRLVEVLIN, via the coding sequence ATGAAAAAGTTAACTTACACATTGATTATTTTTACCTTTAGCTTATTTTTATTTTTAAATATATCTAGAAATTCTTTAGAGGCAACAATAAATTCTGAAGATGAAATTCAACAAAATCAAAAGTTAGATATACTTTCTGTTAATGAGAATCAATATAAAATAATAAAAGATTTAGTTAAGGATAAACATAATGTAGATTATTTAGTTAAGAATAATGAAGAACTTAAAGATTATAAAATAGATGATTTTGTTTTGGAAAATATATTAAATAAGGATTTGTTAATTTATAGTGATTTAGAGAATAAAGACTTTATTGATAAGATAAATGAGGGAAGAAAGAGTTTAAGAAATAAAGAAAAAAACACTATAGATAATAAATTAAGAATTATAAATATATCTAGGGGAATATATCCAATAAATATAGAAATAGTATCTAAAGTTGAAGTAAATCCTTATTATTACTTAGGAATTAATGAGTATAAGATAGCCTTATATAATATAAAGATAGCATTGCAAGAAAAGGATATAGCAAATAGGGACTACTATGAGAGAAACTATAATGAGCTTATTAAGGAAATTGATAGTTTTATGGAAGGGACTGCTTCATCTTTAGAAAAAATGAAGGAATATAAAATATTAGTCGATTCTAATAAATTTGATTACTTCTTTAAAAGTTTGGGAATTCAAATAACTAAAGTAAATAAAGATAATATTAATAGTTATTTAGAAGAAGACAAGGTTATATTTATACATGATATAAAAGAAGAAAATATATTACCTTCAGAAAATAACTTTAAGTCTTTAGAATTTGATTTTGAAGATGGCAGCTTAGCAGCAATTAAAAATAATATTACTAGATTAGTAGAAGTTTTAATAAATTAA
- the tsaE gene encoding tRNA (adenosine(37)-N6)-threonylcarbamoyltransferase complex ATPase subunit type 1 TsaE: protein MNFYVNSLEETTKIGSLLGKLVQPGDVICLTGDLGTGKTHITKGIAKGLGISEHITSPTFTIVNEYDSGRLKFYHFDVYRVSDPDEIYAIGFDEYIFSDGVSVIEWANYIEEILPKEFLHIYIEKDLSKGENYRKITITPYGERYNYIKELKI from the coding sequence ATGAATTTTTATGTTAATAGTTTAGAAGAAACTACTAAAATCGGATCTTTATTAGGTAAGCTTGTACAGCCTGGTGATGTTATTTGCTTAACAGGTGATTTGGGAACTGGCAAAACTCATATAACTAAAGGGATTGCTAAAGGCTTAGGAATTTCAGAACATATAACTAGTCCAACATTTACAATAGTGAATGAATATGATTCAGGCAGACTTAAATTCTATCATTTTGATGTTTATAGAGTAAGTGATCCAGATGAAATTTACGCAATTGGCTTTGATGAATACATATTTTCCGATGGAGTTTCTGTAATAGAATGGGCAAATTATATAGAAGAAATCTTACCAAAGGAATTTTTACATATTTACATAGAAAAAGATTTATCAAAGGGAGAAAACTATAGAAAAATAACTATTACTCCTTATGGAGAAAGATATAATTATATAAAGGAGTTGAAAATATGA
- the tsaB gene encoding tRNA (adenosine(37)-N6)-threonylcarbamoyltransferase complex dimerization subunit type 1 TsaB, translating to MNILSIDSSSKVATAAVLNENGLIAEYTLNNKLEHSVLLMDMIDNLLKDSNLTIDNIDGFVASKGPGSFTGLRIGMATIKGLSFGSNKPYVSVSSLDALAYSLINFDGIICPIMDALRDSVYTCIYKNNNGKLEALMDYAALDLEELVNLLKEKGEKVIFTGDGLVKHKEYLINNLDNCYFPPNHLSVIRASSLGELGLKLLLENKADDPNSAPFYLKKPQAQRELEKRLALKNEDNI from the coding sequence ATGAATATCTTAAGTATTGATTCTTCCTCAAAGGTAGCAACAGCAGCAGTTTTAAACGAAAACGGCTTAATTGCAGAATATACTTTAAACAATAAATTAGAACATTCAGTATTATTAATGGATATGATTGATAATTTATTAAAAGATTCTAATTTGACAATAGATAATATAGATGGTTTTGTAGCATCTAAAGGCCCTGGTTCCTTTACAGGCTTAAGAATAGGAATGGCAACAATTAAAGGCTTAAGCTTTGGTTCTAATAAACCTTATGTAAGTGTATCAAGCCTAGATGCTTTAGCTTATTCCCTAATAAATTTTGATGGTATTATATGTCCAATTATGGATGCTTTAAGAGATAGTGTGTACACTTGTATTTACAAAAATAATAATGGAAAGCTGGAAGCCTTAATGGATTATGCTGCTCTAGATTTAGAAGAGCTGGTAAATCTTTTAAAAGAAAAAGGAGAAAAAGTTATTTTTACTGGTGACGGACTAGTAAAACATAAGGAATATCTAATCAATAATCTGGATAACTGTTATTTCCCCCCTAATCATTTAAGTGTGATTAGGGCTTCATCTCTAGGAGAGTTGGGATTAAAACTATTATTAGAAAATAAAGCTGATGATCCAAATTCAGCTCCATTTTATCTAAAGAAACCTCAAGCTCAAAGAGAATTAGAAAAGAGGTTGGCTCTAAAAAATGAAGATAACATATAG
- the rimI gene encoding ribosomal protein S18-alanine N-acetyltransferase, whose product MKITYRLMIKEDIDGIFNISTLSFNTPWSKTSISNEMNNPLAKYIVAIDNSINEVVGFIGAWIIADEADIMNIAVHPDYRKLGIASKLLASLIDLCKNLNCSKINLEVRASNLPAQNLYKKFSFIENGIRKGYYQDTGEDAMLMQYTVHRNK is encoded by the coding sequence ATGAAGATAACATATAGATTGATGATTAAAGAGGATATAGACGGAATTTTTAATATAAGCACATTATCTTTTAATACGCCTTGGAGTAAAACTTCAATTTCAAATGAAATGAATAACCCTCTTGCTAAATACATAGTTGCAATAGATAACTCAATTAATGAAGTTGTTGGCTTTATAGGCGCATGGATAATTGCTGATGAAGCAGATATTATGAATATAGCAGTACACCCTGACTACAGAAAACTTGGAATAGCCAGCAAGCTTTTAGCTTCATTAATAGATTTATGTAAAAATCTTAACTGCTCAAAAATTAATTTAGAAGTAAGAGCTTCAAATCTTCCAGCTCAAAATTTATATAAAAAATTCTCCTTTATAGAAAATGGAATAAGAAAAGGCTATTATCAAGATACTGGAGAAGACGCTATGCTTATGCAGTACACAGTTCACAGAAATAAATAG
- a CDS encoding ECF transporter S component, protein MKNYQNQNLNKFMKISLLGAMSVILMYFDFPIPFFPFPWLKIDLSDVTALIGGLAFGPMAAVVIELIKNLLILVVKGTSSAGVGELANFIIGVSLVLPPAIMYKINRSKKSLLIGMLLGLVSVEIVGILANVYILIPLYGMQMSPEEMMNYVTVGLLPFNGIKAIMVGAITYVLHARLEKAVFRKEANA, encoded by the coding sequence ATGAAAAATTATCAAAATCAAAACTTAAACAAATTTATGAAAATATCACTTTTAGGGGCAATGTCAGTAATTTTAATGTACTTTGATTTCCCTATACCATTTTTTCCATTTCCATGGTTAAAAATTGATTTAAGTGATGTGACAGCTTTAATAGGGGGACTGGCATTCGGCCCGATGGCAGCAGTAGTAATAGAGCTTATAAAGAATTTACTTATTTTAGTAGTAAAGGGTACAAGCAGTGCCGGTGTAGGAGAGTTAGCAAACTTTATAATTGGAGTTTCCTTAGTGTTGCCACCGGCAATTATGTACAAAATAAATAGAAGCAAAAAATCTCTTTTAATAGGTATGCTACTTGGATTAGTATCAGTAGAAATTGTAGGAATATTAGCAAATGTATATATATTAATACCACTATACGGAATGCAAATGAGTCCAGAAGAGATGATGAATTATGTTACAGTAGGTTTATTACCATTTAACGGAATCAAAGCAATTATGGTAGGAGCAATAACTTATGTCTTACATGCAAGGCTTGAAAAGGCTGTTTTTAGAAAAGAAGCAAATGCATAA
- a CDS encoding Tex family protein — MVDIVGKLSSELNISITQVNNVIELLDAGNTVPFISRYRKEQTGGLSDEILRDFFERLTYLRNLKERKEDVKRLIEEQGKLTEEIVKALENASSLTEVEDVYRPYKQKKRTRATKALERGLKPLADLILDGSFRGNIEEEIKKYIDEEKEVNNQEDAINGALDIIAEVISDEAKYRKWIRNLVLKEGKIETKGSSEEDTPYEMYYDYSEEVSKIPSHRILAINRGEKEKVLQVKIVVNEEKIINYLEKEILKSNSITDDYLKLAIKDSLKRLIYPSIEREVRNELTSIGEEGAIKIFKENLKSLLMQPPIKGKVVMGFDPGFRTGCKVAILDSTGKFLDKATVYPTAPQNKIKETKEILKGLIKKYNVDVISLGNGTASRESEEVIAEMISEIKSESAKEVAYVIVSEAGASVYSASELASKEYPDLDVTIRGAISIGRRLQDPMAELVKIDPKALGIGQYQHDVTPKKLDESLTGVVEDCVNKVGVDLNTATPSLLTYISGINSTIANNIVEYRNEVGGFKNRKELLKVKRLGPKVFEQCAGFLRVMESNEPLDNTSVHPESYDAARNLIKELGYTIEDLKNKNLNNIEERVKKIEIKKLLESLKLGEPTLLDIIKELKKPGRDPREEMPKPILKTGIVNMEDLTPGLILKGTVRNVADFGAFVDIGVHQDGLVHKSQMSNKFIKHPLDVVKVGDVVEVKILEVDVKKKRISLSMKDL; from the coding sequence ATGGTAGATATAGTAGGTAAGCTTTCATCAGAACTTAATATAAGTATAACTCAAGTAAATAATGTAATAGAATTATTAGATGCTGGAAATACAGTACCTTTTATTTCAAGATATAGAAAAGAGCAGACTGGTGGCTTAAGTGATGAAATTTTAAGAGACTTTTTTGAAAGATTAACATATCTTAGAAATCTAAAGGAAAGAAAAGAAGATGTAAAAAGATTAATTGAAGAACAGGGGAAATTAACAGAAGAAATAGTAAAAGCCTTAGAAAATGCTTCATCCTTAACAGAAGTTGAAGATGTTTATAGACCTTATAAGCAAAAAAAGAGAACTAGAGCAACTAAGGCTTTAGAAAGGGGATTAAAGCCTTTAGCAGATTTAATTCTAGATGGAAGCTTTAGGGGAAATATAGAAGAAGAGATAAAGAAATATATAGATGAAGAAAAAGAGGTGAATAACCAAGAAGATGCAATAAATGGAGCTTTAGATATAATAGCAGAAGTTATATCTGACGAAGCTAAGTATAGAAAATGGATAAGAAATTTAGTTTTAAAAGAAGGTAAAATAGAAACTAAAGGAAGCAGTGAAGAAGATACTCCATATGAAATGTATTATGATTATAGTGAAGAAGTAAGTAAAATACCATCCCATAGAATTTTAGCAATTAATAGAGGAGAAAAAGAAAAAGTTCTTCAAGTAAAAATAGTAGTAAATGAAGAAAAGATAATAAATTATTTAGAAAAGGAAATATTAAAATCAAATTCTATTACTGATGACTATTTAAAACTAGCAATAAAGGATTCGTTAAAGCGATTGATATATCCATCAATAGAAAGAGAAGTTAGAAATGAACTTACAAGCATTGGAGAAGAGGGAGCAATAAAAATATTTAAAGAAAACCTAAAATCTCTACTAATGCAGCCTCCAATTAAGGGGAAAGTAGTAATGGGTTTTGACCCGGGTTTTAGAACAGGTTGTAAAGTTGCCATTTTAGATAGCACTGGAAAGTTCTTAGATAAAGCAACAGTGTATCCAACAGCACCACAAAATAAAATAAAAGAAACCAAGGAAATACTTAAGGGTTTAATAAAAAAATATAATGTAGATGTTATATCACTAGGTAATGGAACTGCTTCAAGGGAGTCAGAAGAAGTTATAGCAGAGATGATTTCAGAAATAAAAAGCGAAAGTGCTAAGGAAGTAGCATATGTTATTGTATCAGAAGCAGGAGCATCGGTTTATTCTGCTTCAGAACTTGCTTCTAAGGAATACCCTGATTTAGATGTAACTATAAGAGGGGCAATATCAATAGGAAGAAGACTTCAGGATCCTATGGCGGAATTGGTTAAAATCGATCCTAAGGCCTTAGGTATAGGACAATATCAACATGATGTAACTCCTAAAAAATTAGATGAATCTTTAACTGGGGTAGTAGAAGATTGTGTAAATAAGGTAGGAGTAGATTTAAATACAGCTACGCCATCCTTATTAACTTATATATCAGGTATAAATTCTACTATAGCTAATAATATTGTAGAATATAGAAATGAAGTAGGAGGGTTTAAGAATAGAAAAGAGCTATTAAAGGTGAAGAGATTAGGACCAAAAGTTTTTGAACAATGTGCTGGATTTTTAAGAGTTATGGAAAGTAATGAGCCTTTAGACAATACTTCAGTACATCCAGAATCTTATGATGCGGCAAGAAATTTAATAAAGGAACTTGGATATACTATTGAAGATTTAAAAAATAAAAATTTAAATAACATAGAGGAAAGAGTAAAAAAAATAGAAATAAAGAAACTTCTTGAAAGTTTAAAGCTAGGAGAGCCAACTCTTTTAGATATAATAAAAGAACTAAAGAAGCCAGGAAGAGATCCAAGAGAAGAAATGCCAAAGCCTATATTAAAAACAGGAATAGTAAATATGGAGGATTTAACTCCAGGGCTAATTTTAAAAGGAACTGTTAGAAATGTAGCAGATTTTGGAGCCTTTGTAGATATTGGAGTTCATCAAGATGGCTTAGTTCATAAAAGTCAAATGTCAAATAAATTTATAAAACATCCGCTAGATGTAGTTAAGGTTGGTGATGTAGTTGAGGTAAAAATACTTGAAGTGGATGTTAAGAAGAAGAGAATTTCTTTATCGATGAAAGATTTATAA
- a CDS encoding M28 family metallopeptidase: MKKKLIYFTSLLTVLILLALSIFLNFTYSPFNADNVKNNIALFSSETYEGRLPGTKGNLLVGEIIRNNFQTNNLVPLNEDYKESFKALCPVKENSSASIKILSEDKIIEELKYGTDYKEDMLNFRSNTITFSKDDKINIYTNSFEVITDNGNCLFYVPKNNDFSFRSSFMSDFPYDMLIAITTDTYNKILNSVRSGLTISVNIPFTISEKELFNVVGVIEGSSDNLPPLVLTAHYDHLGKDGLNNTYKGALDNASGTSFLLELQRTLSSFKKPKRDIIFVALNAEEFGLLGSKSFAERNYDIIKDAEIINFDMIGSEDYPLTLMLGIAAKNKESKLLDSIIEIAEDNKVKTEVVYEDSSDHASFNNEEIDALSFCHSDTSRIHTPNDTVEYISTEAIESAYSVIQDKIYDSCYSNLTIFFYTETSIITFSTLLFLLIVVPIILKKIDKKAN; encoded by the coding sequence ATGAAAAAAAAATTAATCTATTTTACATCACTTTTAACAGTTCTTATTTTATTAGCTTTATCTATATTTTTAAATTTTACATATTCACCTTTTAACGCTGATAATGTAAAAAATAATATTGCTTTATTTTCTTCAGAAACTTATGAAGGAAGACTTCCAGGAACTAAAGGGAACCTTCTAGTTGGTGAAATTATAAGAAACAATTTTCAAACTAATAATTTAGTTCCTCTAAATGAAGATTATAAGGAAAGTTTTAAAGCTCTTTGCCCAGTTAAAGAGAATTCATCAGCTTCTATTAAGATATTATCTGAAGATAAAATTATAGAAGAATTGAAGTATGGTACTGATTATAAAGAAGATATGCTTAATTTTAGAAGCAATACTATTACTTTCTCTAAGGATGACAAAATAAATATTTATACAAATTCCTTTGAAGTCATAACTGATAATGGCAATTGCTTATTTTACGTACCTAAAAATAATGATTTTTCTTTTAGAAGTTCCTTTATGAGTGATTTTCCTTATGATATGTTAATAGCCATTACTACTGATACTTATAATAAAATTCTAAATTCAGTCAGGAGTGGTTTAACAATTTCCGTTAATATACCTTTCACAATTTCCGAAAAGGAATTATTTAATGTTGTTGGAGTAATTGAAGGAAGCTCAGATAATCTTCCACCTCTTGTACTAACTGCCCATTATGATCATTTAGGAAAGGATGGGCTTAATAATACTTATAAAGGTGCATTAGATAATGCTTCTGGAACTTCCTTTTTATTAGAACTTCAGAGAACTCTAAGCAGTTTTAAAAAACCTAAACGTGATATTATCTTTGTAGCCTTAAATGCTGAGGAATTTGGTTTGCTGGGTTCTAAGAGTTTTGCTGAAAGAAATTATGATATTATAAAAGATGCAGAAATTATAAACTTTGATATGATAGGAAGCGAAGATTATCCATTAACCTTAATGCTTGGAATAGCTGCTAAAAATAAAGAATCTAAATTATTAGATTCTATAATAGAAATAGCTGAAGATAATAAAGTTAAAACCGAAGTAGTATATGAAGATTCTAGTGATCATGCAAGCTTTAATAATGAAGAAATAGATGCTTTAAGTTTCTGCCATAGCGATACTAGTAGAATTCACACTCCAAATGATACAGTTGAATATATAAGTACAGAAGCCATAGAAAGTGCTTATTCAGTTATCCAAGATAAGATCTACGATTCCTGCTACAGTAATTTAACAATATTCTTTTATACAGAAACTTCAATAATAACTTTCTCTACTCTATTGTTTCTTCTAATTGTAGTTCCAATTATATTGAAAAAAATAGATAAAAAAGCAAACTAA